The proteins below come from a single Roseiconus lacunae genomic window:
- a CDS encoding ABC transporter ATP-binding protein, producing the protein MPQLIQLRDVTVRREQTIILDRLSTTIPKSRHTAVLGPNGSGKSSLLKLLTRDFYPSVETDGHQGEVKILGRSDWEVSDLRRSMGIVTPALDSEFSHGRTGRMTVSEAVASGFTATRLKEFGPNITGEVADAVDQAIKTVGMTSLASKPVGRLSTGERRRTMIARAIVHRPPIFVLDEPTGGLDMTAKAKFLEIIDSLANQSAITMVLVTHHLDEVPPPMNHVVLLDRGRIDFDGNKQDGLSGDRISRLFNIPVSVSRGNDGWYEARIKG; encoded by the coding sequence GTGCCCCAATTGATCCAGCTTCGTGATGTCACCGTGCGACGCGAACAAACGATTATCTTGGATCGGCTTTCAACGACGATTCCAAAGTCACGACACACGGCTGTCTTAGGTCCCAACGGTTCAGGAAAATCGTCGTTGCTGAAGCTACTGACCCGCGATTTTTATCCGTCAGTTGAGACGGACGGTCATCAGGGCGAGGTCAAAATTTTGGGCCGGAGCGATTGGGAGGTGTCTGACCTGCGGCGGTCGATGGGTATCGTTACGCCGGCGCTGGACAGTGAGTTTTCGCACGGGCGAACGGGACGGATGACAGTCAGCGAAGCAGTCGCGAGTGGCTTCACGGCGACAAGATTGAAAGAGTTCGGACCGAACATCACCGGCGAAGTCGCCGACGCGGTTGATCAAGCGATCAAGACCGTCGGAATGACATCGCTGGCAAGCAAACCTGTGGGACGTCTTTCGACCGGTGAGCGACGACGTACCATGATCGCCCGAGCCATCGTTCATCGCCCACCAATCTTTGTGTTGGACGAACCCACCGGCGGCTTGGACATGACGGCCAAAGCAAAGTTTCTCGAAATCATCGATTCCCTTGCCAACCAATCCGCGATCACGATGGTGCTGGTAACACACCATCTCGACGAAGTTCCTCCCCCGATGAATCACGTCGTTCTACTCGACCGTGGACGAATAGATTTCGACGGTAATAAACAAGACGGATTATCCGGCGATCGAATCAGCCGCCTGTTCAACATTCCTGTTTCGGTCTCCCGTGGCAACGATGGCTGGTACGAAGCTCGCATCAAAGGCTGA
- a CDS encoding exodeoxyribonuclease III codes for MKLVSWNVNGIRAAMDKGLRDFVEQNQPDVLCLQETKASPDQVNTEWASELGYHLYWNSAIKKGYSGTSIWSKSAPTKVTAGIGDDNHDSEGRVLTATYPSFHLVNVYTPNAQRGLTRLPYRQQWDAVFLDYVKKLNRRKPVIFCGDVNCAHKEIDLANPKSNRKNAGFTEEERAGLDNVCDAGFVDSFRHFDQSPGKYTWWTYRSDARSRNIGWRLDYFWVAKRLMKNVVSSDIRAEILGSDHCPVELVLETEQA; via the coding sequence ATGAAACTCGTTTCCTGGAATGTCAACGGAATCCGTGCAGCGATGGACAAGGGGCTCCGTGATTTTGTCGAACAAAATCAACCGGACGTATTGTGCTTGCAAGAAACCAAAGCGTCACCTGACCAGGTCAACACCGAATGGGCTTCTGAACTCGGCTATCACCTTTACTGGAACTCGGCCATCAAAAAAGGCTATAGCGGGACATCGATCTGGTCGAAGTCCGCCCCGACGAAAGTCACAGCGGGAATTGGTGACGACAATCACGACTCGGAAGGACGCGTGTTGACGGCGACCTACCCCAGTTTCCACTTGGTCAACGTCTACACGCCAAACGCGCAACGCGGGCTAACGCGATTGCCGTATCGACAACAGTGGGACGCTGTTTTTCTGGACTACGTCAAGAAACTCAATCGCCGGAAGCCCGTGATTTTCTGCGGCGACGTGAACTGCGCCCACAAGGAAATCGACTTGGCAAATCCGAAATCTAACCGAAAAAACGCAGGGTTCACCGAAGAAGAACGTGCGGGACTGGACAACGTCTGCGATGCCGGCTTCGTCGATTCATTCCGGCATTTTGACCAGTCGCCTGGCAAGTACACCTGGTGGACGTATCGCTCGGATGCGCGATCACGGAACATTGGCTGGCGATTGGACTACTTTTGGGTCGCCAAACGACTGATGAAAAACGTCGTCTCGTCTGACATCCGCGCCGAAATCCTCGGTTCGGATCACTGCCCGGTTGAATTGGTGCTGGAGACCGAGCAGGCGTAA
- a CDS encoding sulfatase has translation MHRAIRLALILFAGVFASAITRADDRPPNVLMIAIDDLNDWVEPLGGHPQVKTPAMARLAARGVTFTNAHCQAPLCNPSRTSIMTGRRPTSTGVYGLAPWIRNVDDLQDLVTMPQHFASNGYKTLIGGKIHHGGNGRGKNAAKEADVWGPPAKVGARPKQKLIGPTPGGNNPLMDWGTFPHRDEDKGDWEVASWATEQLEQLAGQTDKPFFLAVGFFLPHVPCYVTQQWYDMYPEESLVGPPILQGDRDDTPESSWYIHWYLPEPRTSWLEENNQLKNLTRSYLASISFVDSQVGRILDALESNGLADSTIVVLWSDHGYHLGEKAISGKNSLWRHSTRVPLIISVPEGLTELECSSGKKCSQPAELLDLYPTLAELVGIPVPSNQEGLSLVPQLVDTQATRQRPAICTHNAGNHSVCDTRWRYIVYADGEQELYDVSIDPLEHNNLIDDGVLTDEQKAAVKRLSSFLPDDEAPLAPGSAHRILEKRGDGFYWQEKKIVPQDAMK, from the coding sequence ATGCACCGAGCCATTCGACTTGCCCTCATCCTGTTCGCCGGGGTATTCGCCTCCGCGATCACTCGTGCGGATGATCGACCTCCCAATGTTTTGATGATCGCGATCGACGATTTGAACGACTGGGTCGAACCTCTTGGTGGTCACCCACAGGTGAAAACCCCGGCGATGGCTCGACTCGCCGCCCGTGGGGTCACGTTCACCAACGCCCATTGCCAAGCTCCGCTTTGTAATCCGTCGCGAACTTCAATCATGACTGGTCGCCGCCCAACCAGTACCGGTGTTTATGGTTTGGCGCCTTGGATTCGCAACGTCGATGATCTGCAGGATCTCGTGACGATGCCTCAGCACTTTGCGTCCAACGGTTACAAGACTTTGATCGGTGGGAAGATTCATCATGGCGGCAACGGTCGTGGCAAGAACGCGGCTAAAGAAGCCGACGTTTGGGGGCCGCCGGCAAAAGTCGGCGCGCGTCCAAAGCAGAAACTGATCGGACCGACACCCGGCGGCAACAATCCGCTGATGGACTGGGGAACGTTTCCTCACCGCGACGAGGACAAAGGGGACTGGGAAGTCGCGTCTTGGGCGACTGAGCAACTGGAGCAATTGGCCGGCCAAACAGACAAACCGTTCTTTCTCGCCGTCGGCTTTTTCCTGCCGCACGTCCCCTGCTATGTGACGCAGCAGTGGTACGACATGTATCCCGAAGAGAGTCTGGTCGGTCCACCGATTTTGCAGGGTGACCGGGACGATACCCCGGAATCATCCTGGTACATCCATTGGTATTTACCCGAACCGCGGACGAGTTGGTTAGAAGAAAACAACCAACTTAAGAACTTGACGCGCTCCTACCTTGCTTCGATCAGTTTCGTCGATTCCCAAGTCGGGCGGATTCTTGATGCGTTGGAGTCGAATGGTTTGGCAGATTCGACAATTGTCGTTTTGTGGAGTGATCACGGTTATCACTTAGGTGAAAAAGCGATTTCTGGAAAGAATTCACTCTGGCGACACTCAACGCGGGTTCCTTTGATCATTTCAGTCCCCGAAGGATTGACGGAACTCGAGTGTTCGTCTGGGAAAAAGTGCAGTCAGCCGGCGGAATTGTTAGACCTTTATCCAACTCTCGCAGAGCTAGTTGGCATTCCCGTCCCTTCGAATCAGGAAGGTCTCAGCTTGGTCCCGCAGTTGGTCGATACGCAAGCCACGCGTCAGCGTCCCGCCATTTGTACTCACAACGCTGGTAACCACTCGGTCTGCGATACGCGGTGGCGATACATTGTGTACGCCGATGGGGAACAGGAGTTGTACGACGTATCGATTGACCCACTTGAGCACAACAATCTGATCGATGACGGAGTGTTGACGGACGAGCAAAAAGCGGCGGTCAAACGATTGTCATCGTTCTTGCCGGACGATGAAGCGCCCCTTGCACCGGGCAGTGCTCACCGCATTTTGGAAAAACGCGGCGACGGATTTTACTGGCAAGAAAAGAAAATCGTTCCTCAGGATGCGATGAAGTAA